The window tatgttgaaattaaaagataagtacgGAATAGAAGAAACATCAAAACATTCGAACgataaatgattcaataataaaaccTTACGTAAAATTGATCAGTAACGCGTGATCAACTTAAAAACACACGTGAAAAATGACTATTCGATTACAATAGCAGGCAAACCGTGCCTGCTATTGTACAGTCAGTGTCCAATTGTACAGTCAGTGTCTAatccctataaaaaaaaaattatttttttaatgtttttactgtaACGTTGATCAGTGGAAATCAACTGTAAAACGCGTTAATAAAAACTGGAGAGGAAAATTGGAAAACTGTTTAATGAATGAACAGTTTCAGTAGCTGGTTATCTACTTTGGATAGTTGTGTCATTGCAAGatgattttttcttcattgtttttaatagttagctttttttaaaaattttaatttatcagtaagtTGGTGAATAATGAACCCAATTTATTACGACATGGATatggattgtttttcttttctgatttcgctataacatttaaaaattgttgctgttttattacaaatctatacAAAACGTTCTGTgtattcttcttatatttttattagtgtaatgtatttttgagataagattaaaagaaataaaagaaaagaaaaatcacaataaaataaataaaaatgaatcgtgTAAAACTCTTTTGAGCCTAAAAAAAATCCAGTCTCGTTGTTAATGTACGACAGTATTAAGACCACAGTACGGATAATAGAGAGTTGTACGACCAAATGCCAATTACCATATTTCACTATTGCGCTGACAAGAACACATTTGTGTAAATGACAACACCGAGAATTGAATTGGAGGCAATGCTAACCTGATCGGccaatattataaatactttaaaatccaTCACAATTTAGTAGAAGATTCCAAATTctgcattttatgaaaatttataaattttttgttgtatttatcaatatttatttaaaatgatttttcgtAATAACCTTTGTATTTATCTTACCGTTTTTACCATCTACACTTGCTTCTGTTGATAAATTAACCTTTTTTGCTGAGAAAAAGATGAGGCacagacttatttttatttgatttttccgTGTCCTTAAAAATTTCACCGTTTCATATAATATTGACCTACCGATCATCAAAACTGTTCTACGACtacaagtaaaaacaaaaatcatattaagAACCCAAGAACCTACGAGTAGTGTTGTAGTGTTTCATCAAGAAGGTTTTGATTTTGAATCCTTAGTATGTTTCATCaactagaaattaatttctcattaaaaaaggTCTTTTCTTCATAGAAGAACTGGATTAGAATCACTGAAAAAAGAGATAattcagaataaaacaaaatctaattatatttctCTAAGTATAcgtttaaagaaaatctaaaaaaagtgttgaaagagaagattagatatttaaaaattaaactatctgatgaaatgtaagataaaatttcatttagaaaatcaCCTAGAAAGTGTCCAGTTgttctttatttctgtatttttaatacgATGTAAGAAATGTCTAAAACGACACACGTTACGCGTTTCTATAaaggagtaatttaaaaaaaatttctttgacttACGAATGCCACATCTGTGTAAAACGTTTACTAAAAAAACTCTTGCGCGCTTCTGCACAAGAAGAtagactttttgttattttattttgtataactttttactcaagaaatattcaaaaatcagaaaactaatgagatatatttttttatttatttaatattaaaatatattttctgtttataaggaaattaaattattattataaccataattttttaagtaattaaaaataactagtagatcctacacacaagcataaaatttaaactcactcaccTCTGTGACACGGCTtaagcgcatatgaaaaatacacagacACAAAGTCAAAATAACCTCAAAGTCAACCTCGACTTTAAATAGAACGTAATtaaagaacgactcgaccaatcttcaaaCAACTTGCAttcgcacaacttcagatacaacACTACATCATAACTAAACTTCAATGAATTTGATGTAATAGTtatggagattttcgagccacaaaatgttatacatgaatggtattttcgtactcctggtggttatttctccaaccttattattgttaatatcaatatttcccgCTATTCTGAGTTATTGCCAGGTGAAAAACTAGCAAAATTTTAAGGGAGAGAAGGAAAAAGgaaccgtacttttcttcaaaaaggcggtaaaaaaaaacaacatggatATCTGTTTAAAAATGCAGCAAAAATGGAGAATAATacacacttttttctttaattaatggcCTGGAAGTAGTTTGGTAACTCTATTacattgcaaattaattaaattaagaactaAATGCAATAACGTTATGAATCcaatatttttgtgaaatcaCAAATAAGACACTTTCATAATGAAATTTACCcgataaaaatcgaaaaaatgtatataaacaatagaaataaatatttaattaataaatatttcttaggtTTAAAACGAAGGAAATATTGTACGGCAATATTTGTACGAAGGTATATTGTAAGGAAAAACATTTTCCACGCTTAGAAAGATCcgattcttataaaaaaatttcaaaacgtttattaaacgaaacaaagatttatttttattttataatgaaaaaaaaaaacatttatcatgattaagatgaaaaaattaattatgttcgATCGGTACTCTATTTAATCTTATCTTATATCTTATTACCTATGGGTATAGGCAATAAACCGAGAGATCTATGACGGAACAGAAAGCCAAACATCACGTATCAAATTATTATCGTGTATCAGTGTAAAAAAACATGTCGCTTATATTCGAAACAATACTGATTACTGTTACTCGTCAAAATTTAGAGAGTCAACACAAAGGACTCGCAGTAGTTCTGTACGAACGGTGGATGAAGTAATGTCGGTACCGCTAATATTATGTTTTACGATGTAGGGACAGTTCAACGCGACAAAAAGTCGTAGTCGCGGGCACGGCAATCTATATCCATCGGCGCGTCAAgggagctttctaaactttgacgagtaatatataacaattattaaattaatatatcgaTATACTTAATGATATTATAGAACTTTCCAGGCAGATGAAGAATTCGAACAGACAGAACCTGCTATAACTATAAATGAAGAGAATAAACCGACACCGGAAACCGAAAAACCTGTTAACGAGAATAATCAGGCCACACCGTCGCCTACTCAAGATTACGATGAAGCTGTGAATCCGGATTATCAACCGCCCCCTCCTCAAGAACCAGCGTATCAAGAACCGCCGTATCAAGAGCCGCCACCTCAAGGGCCGCCATCCCCTCAAGGGCAGCCACCACCTCAAGGGTCACCACCGTCTAGAGGAGTGCCGCCTTATAATCGTCCGAGAAGCGGTGGTGATTATGGAAGAAGATATCCTCCCACGGGTTATCCCCCAAGAGTTTATAATCCTGGCTACGGCTACGGCTACGATCCTTACAAAAGCTATCCTTACTACAATAACCCTCCTTATGCTCAACCACCACCACCCCAACCAccgccaccaccaccaccaccaccaccaccgccGTCATATAACGATTACGGTCCAGCAACCGGAGTACAACCGCCGCCAGGAATGGAAGGAGATGCAGGCGAAGACTTACCGAAATTCGATAGGAATCGTAACGTACACGTGCACGATTTACCAGAAAGAACGGACGAAAATATACCAGCGATTATTGCAAAAATTAGTGAAACGTTACAAATACCGATCGAACATAACGATATACAAGCCGTTTATAGAATACGATCGAATCCCGGTAAAATAAGACCTTTAGTTATTGAATTTACAAACGAAGGGATCAGAAACGATATATTAACAGCCGCAAAAAGAATACATTTGAATTCGCAAATTTTTTATCCGGATGACGAAAGAAAACCCGTATATATTAACGAACCGTTAActagattttttagaaaattactttaCGAAACGAAGAGGAGAGCTTCTGAAGCCGGTTATAAATATTGTTGGTACAGAAATTCAAGACTTCACGTTAGAAAGGATGAGTTTTCTGATCCTATAAATATAGAAACTTTTGAGGATATagctaaaattcaataaaaaactaaaccaaaagaaaaaaaaaattaataataaaaagataaaaaaaaagtagtatttttattttgtcgatGAAACTAATTCTCACATAAATATACTAATatgaaccaaaataaaaaataaaacaggaaattttattaaaaaattatgagagaataaaaacaaaaatatttcagtaaaagatggactttaatacattttttgagtaataaaactaaacttttaataaatatgtgataacattttataatacataaataagtataacataaataacagAACATCTTCGGcggatttatttatgtaatagattagatcgtaatttttattttttatttaatataaaatttttattttgtaaataaagttaattttaagttggtcatatatcataaaaaattattataaacctgttgcaattaattaaatgttataaatagacATAGAATATCTGTTTCTTCCATTATATTATctcatatatgtgtatattatatttaaacagttatttttactgtaaaagaataaaatttctaaatataatatgaaaagtaTAAATGCTCTTGCTTAAATGTCCGATCGCCAGGAAGAAATGCCTTTCAAATGATTACACTCACCCTGGTGGGAGTTGAATTTTACTTCCATTTTTcagtctctattttttttttttttaataaaatcatcatgGTCAAAGACGAGACAGTAATTGGCATTCCAAtagttttattagatataaaatctaatattagttctataaaatttaaaaaaaaaatagtaacgaTTAGAGCTGGCTATTATACTGATGAAACTCATCTGTAATTCTACAAGAATTTTTTCAAAGTGttcttaaattttctgaaatagaaAGAAGCTCTGCCTGTTAAAAAAGACATGCACTAAAAAAATGTGCAAATCATTTGTACACCACAGTTTCTTATTGTTCGTTTACACGATCATATTTCTACCGCTAGAATGGTTAggatatttcaatataatcttttatatacatatcatcttattataaaatatgtgtaaatgaaTGTTAAGAACCGGGTGGAGGGGGGTCCTTAATAagccatttgaaaaaaaattataaggctAATTTTTTGAACTCTGTTCTAATCGTACAATAAACTAATTACTAAAGAAAACTctatatgaattaaaaacattcaGATCACCTGTCTGGTAAAGAGTACAGAAATTTTGCACTTACCGGTTTCTAATACCACAGACGACTGCCATCTTCTGTACATGGAGTTATCGTCCAGAGCATTAGGCGACTGAGGTTTGGATTCGCGCAAGCAGTCCAAACCTCAGCTCTAAAGCATCCCAAAAGCGGCATCGTGGATGGGATCGTGTAAACGACCTATAAGGATCTATATACTTTTGTACATTTTCTATTAACAGACAGAACTTTTTCTATCTCATTCAGATTTCTTTTATCGCTTTAACGGAAGGCAGAAAAACAAATAGCTTTGGAGTATGGCGGGTCCCAGCCGATCTTCGGATTCATCCTGGATTAACGAAGACGATATCTTCGCCTTGCATCACCGACAGATCCCATACTCATCTCGGACCGTAAAGGTTTCAGTCAGATCGCCGATCGATAGAGCTGTCATTTCTCACGAGTCGCTTCTCATGAAAGCCGGACGACCGCGCCGCGATGCGATCGTCCGTCCCTGAAACCCATATTGGGCTGATCTAGCCCGACCGTCTGCCAGATAGATATAGGGAAGCCCGTTTCATTTGCAAGTGAAATGTCAGCGGAAGAGCCTGATCTAATTGTGTTGTGAGATGGAAAACATACGATGGAAAGTGggtaaaaggaaaataatctaCGCCGAATTGTCGTCTGAATCAATAAATCAGTATCGGTAGTTTTTCCGAATGTTTGTTTGCATTTATAGGTAGTAATTACGTTGATGTAGTCAGGCTTAACGGTCGGCATATGGCTATAAGTTAATTGCTGCTTCTCGTTCCACCTTATAGCAACAACCGTGTTACTACACAGATGAGTTTTCAGTATCGTTAAAAGTTTTACTAAagtaaagttttactttattaagtaATACACAATATTTTACCGGCATTTACTGCAAGCTTAGTAACTAAATTCATAATTATCGTAAAAAATCGAAGGTGACCTTATTTTATTTCCTGAAAATCACTTTTCTAGTAACGtactcaattttatttaactactcAAATTTTATCTTCAAAGTATCCGtgaaagaagcaaaaaataatataaatataccttCTTATAATCTGTAATAAAAGATCCATTCTCGTTGCCTCAGCCATATTTGGGAAATTTTTGAGTAACGATTTTCAGCCATTGCCAAATAATTCTGTATATTTCGTGCAagaatgattatttaaaagtaatagtacattcgtttagatattattattattttagattggtATCTTGAAATTTACTGATAAGATATATAGTGAATCGCATAGTCGCTTGTTTTCAATTGTCtcagtatatttttacataaattattatccaAGTTACCTATacataaacatacacacatacagttttattaaatgcGTGAGCAAGATTTGGTGCTAATATGATAAAAGAAGAATAAtcagatacaaaaattaaaaatgaaacataatttaaaatacgttaaaaaattctACACTACAATCAGTTATAATTTTCATAGTAAATATCTCTGTTCAGATAcagttaaaattacattactggTATACTcgaaatcttatttcatttaaaacaccAAATTATTTACCCCCAttcttgataattaatttataaaaattggatgACTGCTTTGTTGAGGAATTCGGTATAAATCGAATTCAGAACTAACTTACATAATAGATGTTAAACTTAGTAAATTttacgcaataaataaaatataagtggcCTCTAAATTACATACACTGTATATTAGAAACAGATTTTATGCAGCGGTCATATTAATTTTGACATGTAAATAAGCTAACAGTCAAGACCTCGACTACAACGAAGGGGAGATTCAAGTTCTAAAAGCGAgagacaaaagttttaatttcagaaattcgTAGACacctattttgaatatttaattcagaataatttgaataataaatatttactggaaTTTAAAGGTAagcaaatttttatacaaatatctaGTTCTAgtgtgataaaaaaacaaatatatatatatatatgtttttattaattaaaaaagtaaatatatatacatacgtgtTTTGATATCTCCataaaatttatctgattttgtaCGTTCGGTTCATCTACCGGCATAAGTTGAAAGTAAAACTAGATGTCTTCCCGATACGCCCTAAGAGGTTTGCTACTATtcccaatatttttcatttaaaaaattctttgttttctttttacttccttgaacgaaatacaaagaagtattgtaatcgggaaaaatttcggttttcagatttcaacggaaatatacaatTTGACcaatctgaatccattttgactagctttggTGTGACATTtgtatgtatcacgcataactcaaaaacgattagccgtagaatgttgaaattttggatttaggattgttgtaacatctagttgtgtaccttccctttttattgcaatcgactggaccaaaagtgttctaaaaaagccaaaatccaaaaaaattggtttttggactttttcttaactgtagtattaAACCctcattttgatattttcaacgatatatcataactggtactattttcattggttccagagttatatctaaaaaaaattgtatttaataaaatatttggatgttataaGGGAAAAGCACATCAGCGAGAATCcgatattttcttgttattttttaactttttttttaaatttatatgtattgatttattaataattattattctgtgattgttaaacaatctttacaataaataaataattcaataagaaaaaaaaaatgtaataaaaaacatgtaatttaaccggaatacaaggaagtaatatggtgtccacatcagactttttaattaaaaaacagtttccGGTAGCTCTAAAATAAGTTTTTGGGTGAGGTACTTGTAGGATAAAGCTGGGTCTTCAAATTCTtccaaaaattctaaaacaactaGCTATTCCAACTAAAATCTAATCCCAAATCTATCGATGTTTTATAGCACTTTTTCTCAGCAACTTAACTAGAGAAGTTTTTTGAGTAAATTCAACAACgtatatcacattttttaaatcgttcatgaataattttaataaagtttataagctacaaatatatgaatttatattctattaaatttaccaCCTAGTACAGAACACTGAGATAacacatatcttaccttaatttttcaagaaagtaCTTTCGCGGTATCCCGCATCCTTGGTCATGGATTGAAATTAGTcagttattgtataataaaatattaaaataagataattccgtattaatttatacaagtgctgctatctgttgcaatattaattataagaatgtCATCGTTAagcaatataaaatatgaatttaaatatagttatagaatttaaatataatttaacactaGAGAGGGATAGAATGAATCTTAAacagattaatttcagtaaagtatatatatatatgacaaaataATAGTCTTTTCcttggatgattaattcaccatgtaAACTGGAAGCTTGTGGACAGGAATATGAAATgacatttttgtatgaaaaatgccatgtctgacagggattcgaaGCCGCGACCTCCAGACGAAAGTCCGAGTCggtaccactccgccacagagatcggcattattataaatatatataaaaaataattattgagatTAAGCGgtagaaattttacttttgaaccaaattaaaatgaaaaaagtgaaataactTCCGTAATTTAATGTAACCTAGAATTAcgtttttccttaaaataatacaagtgtattgtaatttcttcagagcaaaaaTTTGGTCAGCACTGAACTCGAAACTTTTTGAAATATGCGGGTTTCACAACAGTTGGACTCCATATTAAAAGTGTAGTTGtaactggttacccgtccttcgtacagataaaaattattttgcacgGTTCCGACAAACACCATGAGATGGTGATcgtacttcattttcattttttttacgtttaatcaAGTAAACGGGGAGAAAAGTGAAGTAGTGTCATACGTACAGTAATACACTGTAATATCCAGTACACCGTTGcatctttaaaattacttttctggaTAGCAGAAAGAGATATAAATGATAGAgatcttttttatacaaaatttaatttcaaatagttGAAGCGTACTCCTAGTTTAATTTGACCACGATTTGACATAGTAAAGTTAAATAACGGCTGGGAACATAATCTGGTTGTTACCGTAAATCATTAAAACGGCCACAATCTTGAAACGGTAATAGTTCTATGTTGTTTCCAGATATGAAtactatgttcatgcaaaatttcaactcAATCGGTTGCGTAGTTTTTGCGCGAAAGAGCAACAGACTCACCGAAAccactagatatatatatatatatatatctagtgtATATctagtcaatatatatatattcaagaagacaaaacaaaaatcatgagccttcaaaacctagcacaaaagatagggcttcatatctctttctaaaaaactgaactaatggccataggtCCTCTGAtgatagagcacattacggtaaacaatcagaaaattaaaatagtaaaacaatttaaatatctagatgaaataataacttataatttaaatgaaaaagtgacatggcaaaacaggacaaataaaatgattaaatcccaaaaattaacttggtcaacctataacaaaaaatggctttcgactaaaacaaaacttaaacattataaaactgtagttcggccagaagtcacctacggaagcgagacccttttcaaaatcacttagaaaaaccgaattgataaaattctgaaaatagagaggagaattgtcagaacgtgtatcaataaaaaacaccaaaaagaaggtcaatggtggattgtgccaaatgaggtggtgtatcgagaaatagagcctgttactgatactatgcggaaaaaaagaatctctttcttcggtcatctcataaggacaccggaaataagactgtcaagaaatatcattgaaaagctctggttctaaaaactagaagtaggatggatcaaagaaattagagaagatatgaaagaattgggaatttccctgactgacctacagaataaaactggaaaaattacaaagctaaaagacaaaaacattagatttaaacaaaagacagacaaacgacaaaatacaacgaagagggtgtttacggatgaagaaaagaaaacaagatctgaacggatgaagaaatactgggcagctcggaagagtaaaataacacgcttttctcagaaaatatctaactaaaattgacttaagtggtcccatattggccgtaaaagcataataataataataataataataataataataataataataataataataataataataataataataataataataataataataataataataataataataataataataataataataataataataataataataataataataataataataataataataataaatatatatatatatatatcagatggTAGTATCTaagatttaagaaatatattaattaattgagtacataatacattacatcacaataaaatgttcaccttcattaacataattacaaaagaattaatgaaGGTGTTACGCTAAggaacaaagttattttaaatgaaaaggaaatattAGCATgactatttattattgttatttagaaaaaaaaaccgatttgaaaaaatatatacagtactactttaataatattccaCTTACTGATTGTAGGTAGAAGCACAATGAAAGTAATATTCCTGATGCAATACAGTTGATGGTGGATCGTTCAATGTAATTACTTCCGTTTCCACGCCTCTCTATTTCAATTTAACATGACTAATATCTGATTACAGTAGTGGAtgcaaattgttaaataaataataaattttataccgcAATATCCTGCTTTATAGAGGTTTAATATGCATAAAACCTAAGGCCGAGATTAAAATAACGATTAAAgcattaaaataagcaaaaatgttcctataaaaataatatccataaaTTCTACATGTGCCATCTTACTAccgatttacatttttacaaccttgtacgaagtaaaggaagtattatgatcggcaaaaatttgattttttagttttcaatggaagtatccatattgaccaaccctgaattcattttgactagattcggcgtgacatctgtacgtacgtatgcacgtatctcgcataactcaaaaacgattagccgtaggatgttgaaatgttggatttagaactgttgtaacatctagttatgcacttctccttttgatttcaatcgactggaccaaaaaaaaatcaggatttttgattttttcttaactatagtaataaaccttcattgagaacttttctacgatatatcataagtgatacttattttcattggttccagagttatagccaaataaaattttaattaatgaaatatttggatcttacaagggaaggtacaTTGCTTTAAATCAGACTtaatcacctttttttaaatttattttttaaattaaatacattgatttattaacaataattaatccccgattgtaaaaaaaaaagttataataaataattactcaataataacaataaaaaaaaaatatgaaaaaatcataaattattagtgaaataaaattttatgtacttttaaaaatgtgtatatgtagtttaataggcataATTACATaggtatatgtaatagatttggtgaaacatttgattatttaatattaattgaaaattataatttagaatcgtattatttttggattttctagtttaatttctgtttgatttaatttaattattctgctgtttctgtttaattttatctacattaaagttaactacagagtgactgaaaaattgacCCTCACATGACCAACACATACACTGAGGCaacatacatgcccgatctttaataaattgcaaaaaattgttatcttttagttcattactactCTGGTATTGTCAAACAATATTCTCCCTTggtcagagttgatcatcatttcgtttatttgtttttttattaccaatcatttaatcgctgtttgatttgatataattcttctgatcttaatttgtgtatatttatatttattgcaacttattctttctgtttatttattttagagtttGCATCATTTCCTTcctatttattctttctttgattttagcgttttcttcttttttatatttatcaatttctcttaatctttttattcttttttagttttaacattttcttcctcttcatattcatcttcttgtcgttttttttccaaatatatttcttcatgttatctttctttttcctgtgtgattgtttattttccatttttgattattcaccaaataatccgataataaaaactgaatattttacaccgtaaggtcggaattaacatttgtaaccggttTACATAAGTTCACATAACGgcggtttaattattattaatttttatttatacgacacaccagaaatctgaaacatttgttaatcagcaactcacgaagatacgaataatattgatctaataatacaagtaataaagagacttttagtctatcctaatattt of the Lycorma delicatula isolate Av1 chromosome 10, ASM4794821v1, whole genome shotgun sequence genome contains:
- the LOC142331127 gene encoding uncharacterized protein LOC142331127 isoform X1; translation: MGIYLRTVIIYAFICLIRADEEFEQTEPAITINEENKPTPETEKPVNENNQATPSPTQDYDEAVNPDYQPPPPQEPAYQEPPYQEPPPQGPPSPQGQPPPQGSPPSRGVPPYNRPRSGGDYGRRYPPTGYPPRVYNPGYGYGYDPYKSYPYYNNPPYAQPPPPQPPPPPPPPPPPPSYNDYGPATGVQPPPGMEGDAGEDLPKFDRNRNVHVHDLPERTDENIPAIIAKISETLQIPIEHNDIQAVYRIRSNPGKIRPLVIEFTNEGIRNDILTAAKRIHLNSQIFYPDDERKPVYINEPLTRFFRKLLYETKRRASEAGYKYCWYRNSRLHVRKDEFSDPINIETFEDIAKIQ